From a region of the Helianthus annuus cultivar XRQ/B chromosome 5, HanXRQr2.0-SUNRISE, whole genome shotgun sequence genome:
- the LOC110940541 gene encoding homeobox-leucine zipper protein HDG11 — protein MEYGGGPGGGSGGSGRGSHNDSDKKKRYHRHTALQIQILESTFKECPHPDEKTRMQLSRELDLAPRQIKFWFQNRRTQMKAHHERADNCALRVENDKIRCENIVIREALKNLVCPTCGGPPIGEDCYFDEQKLRFENAQLKEELDRVSSIAAKYIGRPMLQLPPVQPFHMSSLDLSMASYGGGTSNRMPMMHGGPSLDLDLLTGSALGASSSTINPDPMFQNPMHLSDMDKSLMAEIATNAMAELIRLVQSNEPLWIRDSKDGTETLNLDSYKRVFPRPNDSLKNANVRTEASRVSGVVTMNSLQLVDMFVNMIKWSEMFPTIVSRARTIEAISSGLLGSEGGSLQLMYQELQVLSPLVPTRHMYVLRLVQEIKQGSWAVVNVSYDLPHYNQYPQSRFKVHCLPSGCLIQDMPNGYSKVTWVEHMEVEEVTPIDRLYRDFIYSGLAFGAKRWLACLQRACERSASLMMTTTVSHDLGGVNPSPEGKRSMMNLAQRMVNNFCSSINPSNGHQWTSLSGMNEFEVRAILYKSTDPGHPHGLILSASTTIWLPIPPQSVFDFLRDGRTRPQWDVLSNQNPVQEVANIANGTHPGNCIAVLKAYTPSQNNMLILQESSTDASGSLVVYCPVDLPAINIAMNGEDPSYIPLLPSGFVITTDGHQEIISKSGVASASTSNTTTSDLAGDQGGTSSGSLVTVVFQIQTNSLPSAKISQESLTTVNNLITNTVHQIKASINATSTTT, from the exons ATGGAGTACGGTGGTGGTCCTGGCGGTGGAAGTGGCGGCTCCGGCCGTGGTAGTCACAATGATTCAGATAAGAAGAAACGTTACCATCGCCACACTGCTCTTCAGATTCAGATTCTTGAATC GACTTTTAAAGAATGTCCACACCCGGATGAGAAAACAAGAATGCAATTAAGCAGAGAGTTGGATTTAGCTCCTAGACAGATTAAGTTTTGGTTTCAAAATCGAAGAACCCAAATGAAG GCACACCATGAACGCGCAGACAACTGTGCCTTAAGGGTGGAGAACGATAAGATACGGTGCGAGAACATCGTGATACGAGAAGCACTCAAGAACTTAGTTTGCCCAACGTGTGGTGGTCCCCCGATTGGAGAAGATTGCTATTTTGATGAACAAAAACTTCGATTCGAGAACGCCCAACTGAAAGAAGAG TTGGATAGAGTATCGAGCATTGCAGCCAAGTACATTGGTAGACCAATGTTGCAACTCCCACCAGTACAGCCATTTCACATGTCTTCACTAGACCTATCAATGGCTAGCTATGGTGGTGGTACATCAAATAGAATGCCCATGATGCACGGTGGTCCTTCATTAGATCTTGATCTTCTCACCGGTTCCGCCCTAGGTGCATCATCTAGCACCATCAACCCCGATCCTATGTTTCAAAACCCCATGCATCTTTCTGACATGGACAAGTCGCTAATGGCCGAAATCGCGACAAATGCCATGGCTGAATTGATCAGACTTGTCCAGAGCAATGAACCTTTGTGGATAAGAGATAGTAAAGACGGGACGGAAACTCTTAATCTTGATAGCTACAAGAGGGTTTTTCCACGTCCTAATGATTCATTGAAGAATGCTAATGTCAGAACTGAAGCATCAAGGGTTTCTGGAGTTGTGACAATGAATAGTTTACAATTGGTTGATATGTTTGTCAATATG ATCAAATGGTCCGAAATGTTTCCAACTATTGTGTCAAGAGCAAGGACGATTGAAGCAATCTCATCCGGACTGCTAGGTTCAGAAGGTGGCTCATTGCAACTG ATGTATCAAGAATTACAAGTGCTTTCACCTCTAGTGCCCACCAGGCATATGTATGTGCTTAGATTAGTTCAGGAAATCAAGCAAGGCTCGTGGGCGGTAGTCAATGTTTCATATGATCTTCCACATTATAATCAATACCCTCAGTCTCGATTTAAAGTGCATTGCTTACCGTCGGGTTGTTTGATTCAAGACATGCCTAATGGTTATTCAAAG GTTACATGGGTAGAACATATGGAAGTAGAAGAAGTAACCCCGATTGATAGGCTCTATCGTGATTTTATCTATAGCGGATTGGCATTTGGAGCCAAAAGATGGCTAGCTTGCCTTCAAAGGGCCTGTGAAAGATCGGCGTCTCTAATGATGACTACTACTGTGTCTCATGATCTTGGAGGAG TAAATCCATCGCCTGAAGGAAAGAGGAGCATGATGAACCTAGCACAAAGGATGGTGAATAACTTCTGCTCAAGCATAAACCCATCAAATGGTCATCAATGGACATCTCTTTCGGGTATGAACGAGTTTGAGGTCCGAGCCATCTTATATAAGAGCACAGATCCTGGCCACCCCCATGGCTTGATCCTTAGTGCATCGACTACCATTTGGCTTCCTATTCCTCCACAAAGTGTTTTCGATTTCCTTCGAGACGGACGGACTAGACCGCAG TGGGATGTTCTTTCTAACCAAAATCCAGTACAAGAAGTTGCAAATATTGCAAATGGGACTCATCCAGGGAACTGTATAGCAGTCCTTAAG GCATACACTCCTAGCCAGAACAACATGCTAATACTACAAGAGAGCAGTACGGACGCATCAGGTTCGCTAGTCGTGTACTGCCCGGTCGACTTGCCAGCAATCAACATAGCGATGAACGGTGAAGACCCTTCATACATTCCCTTACTTCCATCCGGTTTTGTCATCACCACAGACGGCCACCAGGAGATCATTTCAAAAAGTGGTGTTGCGAGCGCTTCCACCAGCAACACCACCACTTCAGATCTAGCAGGCGATCAGGGTGGCACGTCAAGCGGCTCTCTGGTTACAGTAGTGTTTCAAATACAAACTAACAGTTTGCCATCAGCCAAAATTAGCCAGGAGTCATTAACCACCGTTAATAACCTAATCACAAACACGGTACACCAAATTAAAGCTTCCATCAATGCGACTTCTACCACCACCTGA